Part of the Virgibacillus natechei genome is shown below.
ATAGACAAAACCTTCTTCACTCCCGCCAATATGCTCACTTAGGGCAATCGCAGCATCATTTCCTGACCTTAGCATTAAGCCGTAGACAAGATCTTCTATTGTTATCTTTTCACCTTGTTCCAAGTAGATGGAAGACCCCTCCGTATAAACAGCTTTTCTGCTGGTGGTTGCCTTCTCCTTCATCATTCCTGATTCAATTGCAAGTAATCCGGTCATGATCTTAGTTATACTTGCAATCAACTCTTCTTCATGTGCTTGTTTCTCAAATAAAACTCTTCCTGTAGATTGTTCAATCAAAATGGCATTACTGGCAGATACTCCAGGTTCAGCTTGTCCGGTTGAAGGATAAATAAGATTTAATAATAATAAACAAATCACGCATAAAACGAATCGCATAGTAGGGTTCCTCCCACAGGTATTGTGTCTATACATTTTATGCAGGATGTAAGGAGATATGAATAAATAAAAAAAATAATAGGTTCATCACCGTATCTTACATCGATCAATAACCGCAGGAGAAACACTATATTTCTATTAAAATAAAGGCCACTCCAGTTTTCTAGCTTCTACATACCGATCGTTTACATTATCCCAGTTAACGACATTCCACCAATTTTTTATATATTCTTCTTTGTCCGTTTTATATTGCAGGTAATATGCATGCTCCCACATATCTAATACGAGTAAAGGAATTGAATCTGCTAATTGAAATGATTGATGCTTTTCAAACGATTGTACAGCCAGTCTCCCGCTCCTCGGGTTCCATAATAATACAGCCCATCCGACACCTTCAACAGACGCTGCTACATCAGAAAATTTCTCTTTAAATTTATTCCATGATCCAAAGTCTTCTTCGATACGGTTTCTTATTTTACCAGAAGGTTTTTTACTAGAATCTGGTGTCATATTGTACCAAAAGATGGTATGCAAATTATGCCCCGATCCATGAAATGCTTGTTCTCTCAGCCAATGTTTGATTTCATCTGTATCATTGGTATATAATTCTTTTTCTGCCTTATTTAAACCATCGACATAGCTTTGATGGTGTTCGTTATGATGGAGGCGCATTATTTCTTCACTAATATACGGTTCAAGCGCATCATACTGATATGGTAATGGTGGCAATTCATGTTTTCCATAAGGGATATAATTAGGTTGTGCTTTCTTTTTTTCTTTGTTTTTTATATCAAACACGATTCGCTGCCCTACTTCTTGTAACGATTCAACATCCTCTGTTGTAATTTCGCTGCTCCTATTCAAATTTTTTATTTCTGTCTGCCAATTTTCTATTTGTTCCTTCCATTTATTTATCTCACTTTCTGGTTCACTAACACTGTTTAATGTATCTTTTGTATAATCTCCCCATTCAATAAGCTTTTCTAAATAAGAATGTTTATTACTCTCCATATGATCACCCCGAAGTAGCCTATGCATAGGTAAAAACATATGTGTAAAAAGAAATTCTACATTGTTATTCGATCAACGTAGAATTCCAGTAAAGTTTCACTTCGTATTTTGTTGTTGGAAGCGTTCGAAAAACAAGTCCGCTTCCTGCTTTAGATCGTCCGTATCGGCATCTTCAG
Proteins encoded:
- a CDS encoding superoxide dismutase, translating into MESNKHSYLEKLIEWGDYTKDTLNSVSEPESEINKWKEQIENWQTEIKNLNRSSEITTEDVESLQEVGQRIVFDIKNKEKKKAQPNYIPYGKHELPPLPYQYDALEPYISEEIMRLHHNEHHQSYVDGLNKAEKELYTNDTDEIKHWLREQAFHGSGHNLHTIFWYNMTPDSSKKPSGKIRNRIEEDFGSWNKFKEKFSDVAASVEGVGWAVLLWNPRSGRLAVQSFEKHQSFQLADSIPLLVLDMWEHAYYLQYKTDKEEYIKNWWNVVNWDNVNDRYVEARKLEWPLF